A part of Chloroflexota bacterium genomic DNA contains:
- a CDS encoding 4Fe-4S binding protein, whose product MVVVWILIIAALCFVIFFFGFGEKLHLKNSTIEWIKTSGIKRFLNFNTLHGYIYQRWQKEYLSFFINKIKPISIEPLRNWWADQYHAKVLTEEQAERLIIIEEDIPRQDLEQIVPYPKAREIILQAPPKITIFECGCRNAREVHCEPTQVCMFIGEPFADFMAEHHPNESRRISQEEALTLLREEHERGHVHSAWFKNAMADRFYAICNCCKCCCGGIELMNEFGTKMACSSGYVSEIDQELCINCGTCIDICPFEAISSNGVTYVIYDKCMGCGVCVDLCPSEAIAFIRDEKKGTPLDVRLLEKEESQ is encoded by the coding sequence ATGGTTGTCGTTTGGATTCTGATCATTGCAGCCCTATGCTTCGTTATTTTCTTCTTTGGGTTTGGTGAAAAACTCCATCTTAAAAATTCAACTATAGAATGGATTAAAACCAGCGGCATTAAACGCTTTCTTAACTTCAACACCCTCCACGGTTACATTTATCAACGCTGGCAAAAGGAATATCTCAGTTTCTTCATCAATAAGATAAAGCCGATCTCAATAGAACCGTTGCGAAACTGGTGGGCTGATCAATATCATGCAAAAGTTTTAACTGAGGAACAGGCGGAACGGCTGATAATAATTGAGGAAGATATCCCGCGGCAGGATCTAGAGCAGATTGTTCCCTATCCTAAAGCGCGTGAAATTATCCTTCAGGCACCCCCGAAAATCACCATTTTTGAATGTGGCTGCCGAAATGCCAGGGAGGTCCACTGTGAACCCACCCAGGTTTGTATGTTTATTGGAGAACCTTTTGCTGACTTTATGGCGGAACATCATCCCAACGAGAGCCGTCGGATTTCCCAGGAGGAAGCTCTAACTTTATTACGTGAAGAGCATGAGCGGGGGCATGTGCATTCAGCCTGGTTTAAAAATGCAATGGCGGACCGGTTCTATGCTATCTGTAATTGTTGCAAGTGTTGTTGTGGTGGAATTGAATTGATGAATGAGTTTGGGACAAAAATGGCCTGCTCTTCAGGGTATGTCTCTGAAATTGATCAAGAATTATGTATTAATTGCGGAACTTGTATTGATATCTGTCCCTTTGAAGCGATTTCAAGTAATGGCGTGACCTATGTCATCTATGATAAATGTATGGGCTGCGGCGTTTGTGTTGACTTGTGTCCTTCCGAGGCGATTGCTTTTATCCGTGATGAGAAAAAAGGAACGCCGTTGGATGTCCGACTACTTGAAAAGGAAGAATCGCAATAG
- a CDS encoding glycoside hydrolase family 3 C-terminal domain-containing protein — MTDYYDLEPLYLNPNARPKDRARDLISRMTLAEKVSSMLDDSVAIERLGVPAYNWWNEALHGVARAGKATVFPQAIGIAATWNVTLVHQMANAISDEVRAKHHEALRKGEHSRYTGLTMWSPNVNIFRDPRWGRGQETYGEDPHLTSRLGLAYVHGLQGDHPEYLKTAACAKHYVAYSGPEATRHEFNAEVSVRDFKMTYLPAFEALIKEGKVAGVMGAYNRVNGEACCASPYLLQYGLRRELGFRGYIVSDCGAIKDIYTHHHLVDTPEEAAAKSVKAGCDLNCGCTFENLFGALGNGLILERDIDRALVNLFELRFRLGMFETDGRVPYAQIPVEVVGSPANQALALEVARQSLVLLKNEGNLLPLSKGLKQVAVIGPNADDELVLRGNYYGTPTQSVTVLEGIRSILPGQTEVAYEPGCDILGTDKKGIKAAVKLAKKADLAIVVLGLSQLVEGEESQQEGVAEGLQSNGDRTDLALPGMQQALLEAVAETGTPVVLVLLNGSALAINWAQEHIPAILEAWYPGEAGGRAVAEVLFGDYNPGGRLPVTFYQSVDQLPPYEDYDMQGRTYRYFDGDVLYPFGFGLSYTSFEYADLALNFNRMEAPNTLEISCVVRNTGEFTGDEVVQVYLRDEVASLPIPRHSLADFKRVRLGPGSEQRVTLSVPPRAFALVDEEGNWVIEPGDFTVFIGGGQPGYAETLQAQMQVVGETLRVE; from the coding sequence TTGACCGATTATTATGACCTCGAACCTCTTTATTTGAACCCGAATGCCCGGCCTAAGGACCGCGCCAGGGATCTGATCTCCAGAATGACTCTGGCCGAGAAGGTCAGCTCCATGCTTGATGATTCCGTAGCGATTGAAAGGCTGGGTGTGCCTGCCTATAACTGGTGGAATGAGGCCCTGCATGGCGTCGCCCGCGCTGGCAAGGCGACCGTGTTTCCCCAGGCGATCGGGATAGCCGCAACTTGGAATGTGACCCTGGTTCACCAGATGGCGAATGCGATCTCCGATGAGGTGCGAGCCAAGCATCATGAAGCCCTGCGCAAGGGCGAGCATTCTCGCTATACAGGTCTGACGATGTGGTCTCCCAATGTCAATATCTTCCGTGATCCCCGCTGGGGGCGCGGCCAGGAGACTTATGGCGAAGATCCCCACCTGACTTCGCGTCTCGGCCTGGCTTATGTCCATGGGCTGCAGGGGGACCATCCCGAGTATCTCAAAACTGCTGCCTGCGCCAAACATTACGTGGCCTATTCCGGGCCCGAAGCGACTCGGCATGAATTTAACGCTGAGGTGAGCGTACGGGATTTCAAGATGACCTATCTGCCCGCGTTTGAAGCTCTGATAAAGGAAGGGAAAGTGGCTGGGGTGATGGGCGCGTATAACCGAGTGAATGGCGAGGCTTGTTGTGCCAGCCCGTACCTTTTGCAATATGGTTTACGTCGGGAATTGGGCTTCCGGGGCTATATCGTTTCGGACTGCGGCGCGATCAAGGATATTTATACCCATCATCACCTGGTGGATACCCCTGAGGAGGCGGCGGCTAAATCGGTGAAGGCCGGCTGCGACCTGAACTGCGGCTGTACTTTCGAGAACCTTTTTGGCGCGCTGGGCAATGGCCTGATCCTGGAAAGGGATATTGACCGGGCTTTGGTCAACCTTTTTGAGCTGCGTTTCCGGCTGGGGATGTTCGAAACTGATGGCCGGGTGCCCTATGCGCAAATTCCGGTTGAGGTTGTGGGTTCCCCGGCGAATCAGGCTTTGGCGTTGGAAGTGGCCCGTCAGTCACTGGTGCTATTGAAGAACGAGGGAAATTTGCTGCCATTGAGCAAGGGTCTCAAGCAGGTGGCGGTGATTGGGCCCAATGCGGATGACGAACTGGTCCTGCGGGGAAACTATTATGGCACACCGACTCAATCGGTGACGGTTCTCGAGGGTATCCGCTCGATCCTCCCCGGACAGACGGAAGTGGCATATGAACCCGGATGTGACATCCTCGGGACGGATAAAAAGGGCATCAAAGCAGCGGTCAAGCTCGCCAAAAAAGCGGATCTGGCCATTGTTGTTTTGGGTTTATCGCAACTAGTGGAAGGCGAGGAAAGCCAGCAGGAAGGCGTGGCAGAGGGATTGCAATCCAATGGTGACCGGACGGACCTGGCCTTGCCGGGCATGCAGCAGGCATTGTTGGAGGCTGTTGCTGAGACGGGGACGCCAGTGGTGCTGGTCCTGCTGAATGGCAGCGCTTTGGCGATCAACTGGGCGCAGGAACACATCCCTGCCATCCTTGAAGCCTGGTATCCGGGAGAAGCCGGCGGCCGGGCGGTGGCTGAGGTTTTGTTTGGCGACTATAATCCCGGCGGGCGGCTGCCAGTGACCTTCTATCAATCCGTGGATCAGCTGCCACCTTATGAAGACTATGACATGCAGGGCCGCACCTATCGTTATTTCGATGGTGACGTGCTTTATCCCTTTGGCTTTGGGCTGAGCTACACGTCATTTGAATACGCTGACCTGGCCTTGAATTTTAATCGAATGGAAGCGCCAAATACCCTGGAGATATCCTGTGTTGTTCGGAACACCGGCGAATTCACGGGTGATGAGGTCGTGCAGGTTTATCTGCGCGATGAAGTTGCCTCGCTGCCTATTCCGCGACATTCGCTGGCAGACTTCAAACGGGTGCGTTTGGGGCCTGGCAGTGAACAGCGAGTGACCCTCTCCGTTCCGCCACGAGCCTTTGCGCTGGTGGATGAGGAAGGCAACTGGGTTATCGAACCTGGCGATTTTACGGTGTTCATCGGCGGCGGCCAGCCGGGCTATGCGGAGACATTGCAGGCGCAGATGCAAGTGGTTGGCGAGACCCTCCGCGTGGAATAA
- a CDS encoding L-lactate permease, with the protein MKLSLSIWNWLLAFLPVLVVVVLMLVFRWGGSRAGGLGWFTALIVAALAFGSGFELLAYAQVKAVLLSLDVLFIIWTALLLFNIAREAGAIRMIGRALPAMTGDRVMQSLLIGWLMVSFLQGMGGFGVPVAVCAPLLVGLGYSPVAAVAMAAIGHGWAVSFGSLASAFQTLMAITGLPGEVLAPFTALLLGIASIPSGLLVALIGNGWKGLKRAVAPVVVIGLVMGTVQYLLATNGLWTLGATGAGISGLLVGLLWMRLPAYRMKPEADSLPPEAEEDKGKSLWLSLVSYGLLVVLAFSINLIEPVDNFLSLVRVTLNFPALTTSLGWETAAGPGRRINIFGHPGAILLYTCIISYIIYRRVGYIRKGALRSILGLVVKSGVNSSLGILGMVGLASVMLHSGMTYLLAQGLSEGISRAVYPAIAPFIGALGAFITGSNNNSNVLFAALQMNAAQLLNLSIPLILGAQSAGGALGSVLAPAKVIVGCSTVGLAGQEGSVMRKLLGYGAVTIGTVALTALLISLLI; encoded by the coding sequence ATGAAATTATCGTTATCCATCTGGAATTGGCTACTGGCATTTCTGCCAGTGCTGGTCGTGGTCGTGCTGATGCTGGTGTTCCGCTGGGGCGGGAGTCGGGCTGGCGGTTTGGGCTGGTTCACGGCGTTGATCGTGGCGGCGCTGGCCTTTGGTTCAGGGTTTGAATTGCTGGCCTATGCCCAGGTGAAGGCGGTCCTGCTCAGCCTGGATGTGCTCTTCATTATTTGGACAGCCTTATTACTTTTTAACATCGCCCGAGAAGCCGGCGCGATTCGGATGATCGGACGCGCCCTGCCCGCCATGACCGGCGATCGGGTAATGCAATCTCTGCTGATCGGCTGGCTGATGGTGTCCTTCCTGCAGGGGATGGGTGGTTTCGGCGTGCCAGTGGCGGTCTGCGCACCGCTTTTGGTGGGCCTCGGTTATTCCCCTGTGGCGGCTGTGGCAATGGCCGCGATTGGGCATGGCTGGGCGGTCTCGTTTGGCTCACTGGCTTCTGCATTCCAGACCCTGATGGCGATCACCGGGCTGCCCGGTGAAGTTCTGGCGCCTTTCACCGCGCTCCTTTTAGGCATCGCCAGCATCCCCAGCGGCTTGCTGGTAGCGCTGATTGGTAATGGCTGGAAGGGATTGAAGCGGGCGGTGGCGCCGGTGGTGGTGATTGGGCTGGTGATGGGGACGGTTCAATATCTGCTGGCAACAAATGGGCTTTGGACCCTCGGCGCAACCGGGGCCGGGATTTCCGGCTTGCTGGTCGGGCTGCTGTGGATGCGGCTGCCGGCCTACCGGATGAAACCTGAGGCTGATAGTCTGCCCCCTGAGGCGGAAGAGGACAAAGGCAAGTCGCTCTGGTTGTCATTAGTGTCCTATGGGCTGCTGGTGGTGCTGGCCTTTTCGATCAACCTGATTGAACCGGTTGATAATTTCCTGAGCCTGGTGCGGGTGACCTTGAATTTCCCCGCGCTGACCACAAGCCTGGGCTGGGAGACTGCTGCCGGGCCGGGACGGAGGATCAATATCTTTGGGCATCCTGGTGCGATCCTGCTCTATACCTGTATCATTTCATATATCATTTACCGTCGCGTAGGCTATATCAGGAAAGGCGCTCTGCGCTCGATCCTGGGCCTGGTGGTCAAAAGCGGTGTGAATTCCAGCCTGGGAATCCTGGGAATGGTCGGTTTGGCTTCGGTAATGCTGCATAGTGGTATGACCTACCTGCTGGCGCAGGGGCTCAGTGAAGGCATTAGTCGTGCGGTTTACCCGGCAATCGCGCCCTTCATTGGCGCGCTGGGTGCGTTCATCACCGGCAGCAACAATAACTCCAACGTGCTTTTTGCAGCGCTGCAGATGAACGCCGCTCAGCTTCTGAACCTGAGCATTCCCTTGATCCTGGGCGCACAGTCGGCAGGCGGCGCTTTGGGGAGCGTGCTGGCCCCGGCGAAAGTGATCGTGGGCTGCAGCACAGTAGGGCTGGCCGGGCAGGAAGGCTCAGTGATGCGGAAATTACTCGGTTACGGCGCGGTCACGATTGGGACCGTGGCCCTGACGGCTTTGCTGATCAGTTTATTGATCTAG
- a CDS encoding GIY-YIG nuclease family protein, with protein MTNQSNRVLYTGVTNDLYRRVSEHKEGRGSSFTTRYNVNQLVYYEVYDYIDDAIEREKQIKGGSRQRKIDLIKEMNPEWRDLFDELQF; from the coding sequence ATGACCAATCAGAGTAACAGGGTACTTTACACTGGGGTAACCAATGACCTTTACCGTCGGGTGAGTGAGCATAAGGAGGGGCGGGGCAGTTCATTTACCACTCGATACAACGTCAATCAACTGGTCTATTATGAGGTCTATGATTATATTGATGATGCGATTGAGAGGGAGAAGCAAATTAAAGGGGGATCAAGGCAAAGGAAGATTGATTTGATAAAGGAAATGAATCCGGAGTGGCGGGATTTGTTTGATGAATTGCAGTTTTAG
- a CDS encoding UDP-N-acetylmuramoyl-L-alanyl-D-glutamate--2,6-diaminopimelate ligase has translation MNAFSPKKLSTCLEELADRVSNNYSDTEVSGIAWDSRKVQPGDAFFALVGESADGHKYIPQAIEKGAAAVIGTQPGLALDVPYVQITGDDRVALAQFASAFYGHPSRKLIVIGITGTDGKTTTTNLVYHILKTSGLAVGMISTVNAVIGDETLDTGFHVTTPESPDIQRYLAQMVAAGLTHVVLETTSHGLVQQRVAEVDYDLAAVTNVTHEHLDYHRTYQGYLEAKGLLFEMLSQPRGDSKQVAPLALLNKDDESYSYLSRITQVRQISYSVQAGADLWADEIENTPSELRFRVHGLGKTFAIRTPLIGRYNVSNGLAALGLTVFGLDVPVDVAQEAFATTPIVPGRMEAVDLGQDFLAIADFAHTPNGIRQALLTARELAEGKLIAVFGSAGLRDVEKRKMMPEIAIGIADQIILTAEDPRTESLEGILADMAEGALRGGGREGETFWREPDRGTAIRMAVAKAEKGDVVIICGKGHEQSMCFETVEYPWDDRTALRAALAEHLNVDGPEMPILPTSPK, from the coding sequence TTGAACGCATTCTCCCCCAAAAAACTGTCAACTTGCCTGGAAGAACTTGCAGATCGGGTCAGCAACAATTATTCTGACACCGAAGTCTCCGGGATTGCCTGGGACTCACGAAAAGTGCAGCCGGGTGATGCTTTCTTTGCGCTGGTGGGGGAGAGCGCGGATGGTCACAAGTACATTCCACAAGCGATAGAAAAGGGCGCGGCGGCCGTGATCGGCACGCAGCCCGGGCTGGCACTGGATGTCCCTTATGTGCAGATCACCGGCGATGACCGGGTTGCCCTGGCGCAGTTCGCTTCGGCTTTTTACGGCCATCCCTCGCGCAAGCTGATCGTGATCGGCATCACCGGCACGGATGGCAAGACGACCACCACCAACCTGGTTTATCACATTCTGAAGACATCTGGCCTGGCCGTGGGGATGATCTCCACCGTCAATGCCGTGATCGGCGACGAGACCCTCGATACGGGTTTCCATGTGACCACGCCTGAATCCCCTGACATCCAACGCTATCTGGCGCAGATGGTGGCTGCAGGGCTGACGCATGTGGTCCTGGAGACAACCTCGCACGGGCTGGTCCAGCAGCGGGTAGCCGAGGTGGATTATGACCTCGCAGCCGTGACCAACGTGACGCATGAACATCTTGATTACCACCGCACCTATCAGGGCTATCTGGAGGCAAAGGGTCTGCTTTTTGAAATGCTTTCGCAACCTCGGGGAGATTCCAAACAGGTTGCCCCACTGGCACTATTGAATAAGGATGATGAATCCTATTCCTATCTATCCAGGATCACCCAGGTGCGGCAGATATCCTACAGCGTGCAGGCAGGAGCGGATCTCTGGGCAGACGAGATCGAGAACACACCCAGCGAACTGCGGTTCAGGGTACATGGATTGGGTAAGACCTTTGCGATCCGGACGCCTTTGATCGGCCGCTACAATGTCTCCAATGGGCTGGCAGCTCTGGGGCTGACAGTTTTTGGTCTGGATGTCCCGGTGGATGTGGCTCAGGAGGCCTTTGCCACCACGCCTATCGTGCCTGGAAGGATGGAAGCGGTGGATCTTGGGCAGGATTTCCTGGCTATCGCAGATTTTGCGCATACCCCCAATGGCATCCGTCAGGCATTGTTGACAGCCCGCGAATTGGCCGAGGGCAAGCTGATCGCCGTTTTTGGTTCGGCCGGGTTGCGTGATGTTGAAAAGCGCAAGATGATGCCAGAGATTGCGATTGGCATTGCAGATCAGATCATCCTGACGGCTGAAGACCCCCGGACGGAGTCGTTGGAAGGCATTTTGGCGGATATGGCTGAAGGCGCCCTACGGGGTGGCGGGAGAGAAGGGGAGACCTTCTGGCGCGAACCTGACCGCGGCACTGCAATCCGAATGGCAGTCGCGAAGGCGGAAAAGGGTGATGTGGTCATTATCTGTGGCAAGGGTCATGAACAATCTATGTGCTTTGAAACGGTGGAATATCCCTGGGATGATCGGACGGCGCTTCGAGCAGCCCTGGCGGAGCATCTGAATGTGGATGGCCCGGAGATGCCCATTCTGCCAACCAGCCCGAAGTAA